In the Qipengyuania pelagi genome, one interval contains:
- a CDS encoding EAL domain-containing protein, whose translation MTFLKRIDSIIGFFDDDPFTEKFSRERIRSVRQTIFVYYLAILLPFAAVAVNFPSELPTRIVGTVLLLAVVLRFKHWALPPPPEKREDVSPAAARLTAMMVLILSLAQAYFYLALSLSVVTYDPDGFGWSQIFGLGLLSGLIQGAALTGVLFASQVIFFCFLFPLVTAALFLFPAGNLFMPLSLAGIVAIGFYLAVLSHKAQLNLFRAQFDADAALERTEKANGELIEARRSAQYRSEFDALTGVRNRYAFMRDIEAQLDRGSSGVLVVIDLDRFKPINDHYGHYAGDIVLRFVARRLQRALPKNAIVGRLGGDEFAVFVAGKPQTSDTCELVARCDRALAQLRRPMRLSNAYVTIGGSAGGRIVEAGQTTVAQALQDADSALYVAKREGLETLKLFDDHIRDEAMRLAAIETEMSKRDALDHFSLAYQPIVNLRTGEISSFEALARWHHPLLGEIQPSQFIAIAERNGLIREITIALLCKALNFAKDWEPPCRLSFNLSAAHICGDNAASEIIALVEASGIQPNRLQFEITETAMLINFDVARRNIEILREAGCRIALDDFGAGFASLVYLREIKFDKVKIDGSLIRGARDTAGRDMLNGVIKMLSAMKLESVAEYIATEADHETALLLGAEFGQGYFLGKPMRDTQVSTLLEETRQRALEATERRSGRDRRILPVAPYDNANRASAARFAG comes from the coding sequence GTGACCTTCCTGAAGCGCATCGACTCGATCATCGGCTTTTTCGATGACGATCCGTTCACGGAGAAATTCAGCCGTGAACGCATCCGATCCGTGCGCCAGACGATTTTCGTCTATTATCTCGCGATCCTCCTGCCGTTCGCTGCCGTGGCCGTGAACTTTCCCTCCGAACTTCCGACACGGATCGTGGGCACGGTTCTGCTCTTGGCAGTCGTATTGCGGTTCAAGCATTGGGCCCTGCCGCCCCCGCCGGAGAAACGCGAGGACGTGAGCCCAGCCGCCGCGCGGCTGACCGCCATGATGGTGCTCATTCTGTCGCTGGCCCAGGCCTATTTCTATCTCGCCCTCTCGCTATCCGTGGTGACATATGACCCGGACGGCTTCGGGTGGTCGCAGATCTTCGGGCTTGGTCTGCTGTCGGGCCTGATTCAGGGGGCGGCGCTGACGGGTGTGCTCTTCGCCTCACAAGTGATTTTCTTCTGTTTCCTGTTTCCGCTCGTGACAGCGGCGCTGTTCCTGTTTCCTGCCGGCAACCTCTTCATGCCCCTGTCGCTGGCGGGGATCGTGGCGATCGGTTTCTACCTCGCAGTGCTCAGCCACAAGGCTCAGCTGAATCTCTTTCGCGCGCAGTTCGACGCCGACGCGGCGCTGGAACGTACCGAGAAGGCGAACGGCGAACTGATCGAGGCTCGGCGCAGCGCCCAGTATCGCTCCGAATTCGATGCCCTGACCGGCGTACGCAATCGCTATGCCTTCATGCGCGACATCGAAGCCCAGCTGGACCGGGGAAGCAGCGGCGTGTTGGTGGTGATCGACCTCGATCGCTTCAAGCCGATCAACGATCATTACGGCCATTATGCCGGCGATATCGTCCTGCGCTTCGTCGCGCGGCGTCTGCAACGGGCGTTGCCGAAAAATGCGATCGTGGGGCGGCTTGGCGGCGACGAGTTCGCGGTGTTCGTCGCGGGCAAGCCGCAGACGAGCGATACCTGCGAATTGGTGGCACGCTGCGACCGCGCACTGGCCCAATTGCGCCGTCCGATGAGATTGTCGAATGCCTACGTAACCATCGGTGGCAGCGCAGGGGGAAGGATCGTCGAAGCCGGCCAAACCACCGTGGCGCAAGCCCTCCAGGACGCCGATTCGGCACTCTACGTCGCGAAGCGGGAGGGGCTGGAAACCCTCAAGCTTTTCGACGATCACATTCGCGACGAGGCGATGCGCCTCGCCGCCATCGAGACCGAGATGTCGAAGCGCGATGCGCTCGATCATTTCTCGCTCGCCTATCAGCCGATCGTCAATCTCAGGACGGGCGAGATTTCCAGCTTCGAGGCGCTGGCGCGGTGGCATCATCCTTTGCTCGGCGAAATCCAGCCCAGCCAGTTCATCGCCATAGCGGAGCGCAACGGACTGATCAGAGAGATCACGATTGCGCTTCTCTGTAAAGCGCTGAATTTCGCGAAGGACTGGGAGCCGCCCTGTCGCCTGTCCTTCAATCTCAGCGCCGCGCATATCTGCGGGGATAATGCCGCAAGCGAGATCATCGCTCTGGTCGAAGCCAGCGGCATTCAGCCCAACCGCCTGCAATTCGAGATCACCGAGACGGCGATGCTGATCAATTTCGACGTCGCGCGCCGCAATATCGAGATTCTGCGCGAGGCCGGGTGTCGGATCGCGCTCGACGATTTCGGCGCCGGTTTCGCCTCGCTCGTCTATCTGCGCGAGATCAAGTTCGACAAGGTCAAGATCGACGGATCGCTGATCCGGGGCGCGCGCGATACGGCCGGTCGCGACATGTTGAACGGCGTCATCAAGATGCTGTCGGCGATGAAGCTGGAAAGCGTCGCCGAATATATCGCGACCGAAGCAGACCACGAAACGGCGCTGTTGCTGGGTGCGGAATTCGGGCAGGGCTACTTTCTCGGAAAGCCGATGCGCGATACCCAGGTATCCACCCTTCTCGAGGAAACGCGCCAGCGGGCCCTCGAAGCGACCGAGCGTCGTTCCGGCCGCGATCGGCGAATCCTGCCTGTCGCTCCGTACGACAATGCGAACAGAGCCTCTGCGGCGCGCTTCGCGGGTTGA
- a CDS encoding alpha/beta fold hydrolase: MQTIDVGDVSLRCAIDGDPASDAPLVILVHGFPESWYSWRHQLTPLAQAGYTACAIDVRGYGGSDKPEAIEDYALEKIVGDLVGLKTALSPDRPAILIGHDWGAPIVWNTALTNPQHFRAVAGLSVPFSGVPQRPFTEVFHQHFTSQGKFFYQEYFQEPGVAEAEAEKDPRDFVQRMMYSISGDVPPGSYWDKPYGATFLEGLPDPAPVSWLTEDDLDFYEAEFRASGFRGPLNRYRNHERDFEWLQGYKDRRIEQPSLFIGGTRDPATFLFGAVTDPVALMRMFAPKIEGHILDGVGHWTQQERPEEVNRLLLDWLKQLDEE, encoded by the coding sequence CGGCTTCCCCGAAAGCTGGTATAGCTGGCGCCACCAACTCACACCGCTGGCGCAAGCGGGGTACACCGCCTGCGCGATCGACGTGCGCGGCTATGGCGGTTCGGACAAACCCGAAGCGATCGAGGATTACGCGCTCGAGAAGATCGTCGGTGATCTTGTCGGCCTCAAAACGGCTCTCAGCCCGGATCGCCCGGCGATCCTGATCGGGCATGACTGGGGCGCGCCGATCGTCTGGAACACGGCGCTGACCAATCCCCAGCATTTCCGCGCCGTGGCGGGTCTCTCCGTCCCCTTCTCGGGCGTGCCGCAGCGGCCCTTCACGGAGGTCTTCCACCAGCACTTCACCAGCCAGGGGAAGTTCTTCTACCAGGAGTATTTCCAGGAACCCGGCGTCGCCGAGGCGGAGGCAGAGAAGGACCCGCGCGATTTCGTCCAGCGCATGATGTATTCGATCAGCGGTGACGTGCCGCCCGGCAGCTACTGGGACAAGCCCTATGGCGCGACCTTCCTTGAGGGCCTGCCCGACCCCGCGCCGGTATCCTGGCTGACCGAGGACGATCTCGATTTCTACGAAGCGGAATTTCGCGCCTCGGGTTTTCGCGGCCCCCTCAACCGCTATCGCAATCACGAGCGCGATTTCGAATGGCTGCAAGGGTACAAAGATCGCCGCATCGAACAGCCCAGCCTCTTCATCGGCGGCACGCGCGATCCGGCGACCTTCCTGTTCGGCGCGGTCACGGATCCGGTCGCGCTGATGCGCATGTTCGCGCCGAAGATCGAGGGACACATCCTCGATGGGGTCGGCCACTGGACACAGCAGGAGCGCCCCGAAGAGGTGAACCGGCTTTTATTGGACTGGCTGAAACAGCTCGACGAAGAGTGA